taattttaaattctaataataagggtatgttagcgaatgttgtaggggtgtaagtcgaaattctgtccgtgtaatcattgtaagttatgttcaacctttttaaattaatgtctcgtagctaagttattattatgcttatttaataccgaagtaatcgtgatgttggctaaatattaaaattgggtaattgagctttgtaccataattggggtttggataaaagaacgacacttgtagaaattagactatgggctattaatgaattttatattaacaaaacgatacctcgttattattattattattgatatcatagaAATAACACAAACTAatagtaatatcattaatattagtattggtatccaattataagtattagtattattattattattgttattattattaacataggtattataattgatattattattattaatatgtttatcattattgttattattaaaaattgttatcatattatttaaaaagtatcatttCATTATCGttaaaactatcagtattattattattagtattattacaaaatattagtattattaacattagcattattattattaagtattatgaagattatcattattattattattattattattattattattattattattattattattattatattattacttttatcactactaatattatcttagtattattaaaatactgtcttaactaacaaatgatatatatttatataaaaatatatttaatacatataacataacaaaattaatattttatttatttaagatatatataatgaatatataatgaaataaacataagttattgatataatgctttacgaaatagacacaagtaatcgaaactacattctatggttggattattgaaccgaatatgccccttgttgaacttggtagcctaagaattggtgtttattataattgccaccaattgacgcgaatcctaaagatagatctatgggccttgacaagccccgatcagagaatttgaactgctttattacttcgatttatcatgtccgatgtgagttccggaatgatggggatattctatatgcatcctgttaaggtcggttaccaggtgttcaatccatatgaatgaattttaattcacgagttatgcgtgacaatatatgagatcttgtggtctattaaaatgatgaaaatgattgtttatgttaaactaatgaactcaccaaccttttggttgacacttgaaagcatgtttattctcaggtttgaaagaaatcttccgctgtgcatttgctcattttaaagatattacttggagtcattcatgacatatttcaaaagacattgcattcgagtcgttgagttcatcaagaatattattaagccatttatagttgtatatattatgaaatggtatgcatgtcgtcaacttttgatgagaagaaagtttgtcttttaaaaacgaatgaaatgtttgtaaaacttatcatatagaggttaaatacctcgcgatgtaatcatatgttattgtattcgtccttatagattaggacgggtcgctttaaTTTGCAAACCACACACCCTACAAATTAACAGAGTAAACGGCTGTTAGTGTGAGGTACCACATACGTTATTCAATAAAACCTCAGGTATCAACGGTGAAAAAATAAAAGTTTAGGTGTATCGGTGCAAAAGTGTACAAACTATAGGTactaacggcgtaattttttcatTACTATATTACTATAtgagatgaaaaaaaaaaaagtaaaaagatTATTCCGTATAATTTACAAGAGTCGTATATCTCCAGAAGCTTCCATAAACCCCCTATTTGGCTATTTCAAACCCTACCAAAACCCTTATTTACACTCCCCTGCGCTGTACCTACCGTTCGTTAATAGCTCTCGTTTCTACCTTTAATTCCAATATGCACCGGCTATCAAGACGTTCTGTCAACTCTCTCCTCCGTTACGGAGCCCATCGCCGCCGTGATGCCGTGTCCGCCGTCTCCTTCTGTTCCCCCAATCTCAACCAAATGGTATTATTCTTCATTTTATTCTTAATTAATATATGTTATTACAGACTAATTAGAAAGGAGTGTGTGTCTTTATATGTGTTGTTAGCTGTTTATGTTTCTTTCTTGTTTATTAGGGTTATGAAAATTATTCACAGTTACTGCGTTGATTTGCTGCAAATTAATATGCTTTATTCATAAATTAATTATGTGTATGACAAGGGAAACCAAaagttatattactaatattatttggttttgtttttattttttatatttagaaTCTACTTGTGATTTTGTTAATTATTAGTTTGTTTTGTTTGAAAATAGATTTTTGATATTAGATCTTGATAACAGTTGGCAGAGCAAATACACTTTTAGTAATGTCATCTTTATATCATTGTGAATTTGTGCTAATGGGTTTATGGTGTCATCTGGCTCGTGTCTTGATTGTAATTGATATGAACAGGTTGGAGAGAAGGATGGTAGTGGCAGATGGTATTCAGTTCTAACAACTGCAAAATGCAGTGGTCCTGCATCTACAAAGCCTTTGAAAATGGGTAATATGATTCCCTTAGGGAAGCGATTTGAGTCGACTGCGTCTGATTTTCAGACTACTGATGCACCTGTGGAGAAGTACGAGTATCAAGCTGAGGTGTGCAGTTAGAAAATTTTGTTTTTGCTCTCTGTTTTAGTATAAAGTTTTGAGCTTTTTATGTTTTCATAGTGAATCTCTTATCATAATTTTTGTTTGTTTGATGCTGTAGGTAAGTCGGCTTATGGACCTCATTGTTAACAGTCTATATAGCAACAAAGAGGTGTTCCTTCGTGAACTTATCAGGCAAGTTTTAAATGTCTTCAGCATATAGTTAATGTAATTGTTTTTTTGGTAGAAGTTTAGTACTCTTTTTAAGTTCCATTATTGTATCAAGAATTAAAAATGGATAGTAATGCACAAGAAGTGTGACAATGTATATTTTATATGCTCTTATACTAAATATGCGAATCTAAAAATGTAATGCACAAGAAGTGAGacaatgtatattttatatgtatattttatggcTTAGACAATGTATATTTTAGAAATCTAAAAAGCTATGAATTTAGAGTGCATGCTTGTTGATTTGTAATCTGAATTTTTTTAACAATGTTCACTTAACTAAAATACTTTGATATTTCAGCAATGCAAGTGATGCCTTGGACAAGCTGCGATTCCTTAGTGTTACTGAGCCGCAGCTCATGGAGGGTGCTCCTGAACTTGACATACGCATTCAAACTGATCAAGACAATGGAATAATTACTCTCACGTAAGATTTGCATCTGCCAAGCATTCTTGTTAAATGTTTGTATGAAAATATATTGACATGAATGTGCTGTTCAGGGACTCTGGTATTGGCATGACCCATCAAGAACTTGTTGATTCTCTAGGAACAATTGCTCATAGTGGAACTGCAAAGTTCTTGAAAGCTCTAAAGGTCCTATTGCTgttaatatttagtattattactttTTCATTTGATTGGAGAATTAAAGATGATTTACTAATGCAATTCTTTGTTTTTGACAGGATAGCAAAGATGCTGGTACCGACAGCAATTTGATTGGTCAGTTTGGTGTTGGATTTTATTCAGCCTTTTTGGTTGCCGATAAGGTATGTTTTGTCTCAAATCTTCTGTAGTCGGCTTCTTTTGagctatttaaatatatttatatattttcgaTCTTAGTCTGTCCCGTTTTGTATGTCATAAACAGGTTGTGGTCTCAACAAAGAGTCCCAAGTCTGATAAGCAATATGTATGGGAAGGAGAGGCCAATTCTAGCTCTTACATTGTTCGAGAAGAGACTGATCCTGAGAAATTCATCCCTAGAGGAACTTCAATCAAATTGCATCTCAAGGTCTATATGGATTCCATGTTATCTTTTGTTATTGATTTCTTATCTTCAGACTTAATGACAGTTTTAATCTATGTTTTGTTTGTCTGCAGCGTGATGATAAGGGTTTTGCTCATCCAGAGAGGATTGAGAGGCTTGTTAAAAATTACTCTCAATTTGTTTCATTTCCAATTTACACATGGCAAGAAAAGGGCTTTACGAAAGAGGTATTTTTAAACATTCTTGCTGTATGATGCAACGTTACCATGTCTTGTTTGGGTGTCAAATTTCTTTTGGCTCACTCAGTGGTGTTTCTTTTGAAACAGGTCGAGGTTGATGATGACCCAGCTGAGGCAAAGAAGGATGGGGCTGATGATGGTGTTGAGGTGAGATTTTTTTTTATCACTAAATGCGTTCATGCCGTGCGCCCGTGCATTATATAAATCCAATCAACAGAGAATGacgtattatattcattattaattattaattctctTGTTGCTATAGAAAAAGAAGAAAACTAAGAAGGTTGTTGAGAAATACTGGGATTGGGAACTCACCAATGAGACTCAGCCTATATGGGTAAGTTGATTGTTTTGATGTTGTGTTTATATGAATATTGTGCAACCTATTTTGTGAAGATTAatcttgtttttattttttattttttgcagCTTCGGAACCCTAAAGAAGTTACAACAGAGGAATATAATGAATTTTACAAGAAGGCGTTCAATGAGTACTTGGAACCCTTAGCATCTTCCCACTTTACAACAGAGGTGAAATGCAATATCTTTGTCTCCCTTCTTTCTGTAACTTCTTCTTGAAGTTCATTCCCTGTGTTTGTTTTCAATTTTTATACATTTAGGATTCCATATATAATCTTTTATGATTTGGGCATGAACTGTGTGGTTTCTGACATAATTTATATATCGTGTGGAGCTTGCAGCAGAAATAATGTTGAGTTTTGTCAATTTTATCAATTTGCAGGGAGAGGTCGAGTTCAGATCAATTCTCTATGTGCCTGCAATTACTCCAATGGGGAAAGAAGACATTGTGAATCCAAAAACCAAGAATATAAGGCTCTACGTTAAACGTGTATTTATTTCAGACGATTTCGATGGGGAACTGGTAATTTTAATCTTTATGCAACATGGTTCAgaaattttaaaacttttgaaatgggcGTTAACTGTTTTTTTATCGTTGTCTGTATTCGGCGTAGTTCCCACGATACCTAAGCTTCGTGAAAGGTGTTGTTGACTCCAACGATCTTCCCTTAAATGTATCACGAGAAATTCTTCAAGAAAGCCGCATTGTAAGTATATCTAATGTTCATCTTGATCATCTCACCGattgttttattattttattataaagttgatattaatattaattaaaattaaatattaattctaAATTTTATATTTGACAGGTTCGGATAATGAGGAAACGCTTGGTGCGCAAGGCATTTGACATGATTCTTGGCATATCCATGAGTGAGAATCGAGAAGTAAGCATTCATTATAATTGATGTTATTCATATGAGTTCCATTCACCTATAAGGGaataattattttgtttattaatTACCTGCTGAATTTTTATCCTTTTTTAGGACTATGAGAAATTCTGGGAGAACTTTGGGAAGCATTTGAAGTTGGGATGTATTGAAGATCGTGAAAATCACAAGCGTCTTGCCCCGTTGCTACGGTTCTTCTCCTCACAGAGTGAAGAAGAGATGATCAGTTTGGATGAATATGTTGAAAATATGAAAGCTGACCAAAAGGATATTTATTACATTGCTGCGGATAGTGTCACAAGTGCAAAGAACACTCCTTTCTTGGAGAGACTATATGAGAAGGATCTAGAAGTAAGTAAACTTGGTTGTTGGTTATGTGGCTACACTTTATATTTCTGTTTATGTTTATGTTGTTAATGGGTGTTTATGTTTATGTTAATGGGAGTATGGGACTTCTACTTTAAACATTTGTGGCATTTTTTGCAGGTACTCTTCCTTGTTGATCCCATTGATGAGGTTGCTGTCACAAATCTCAAATCGTATAAGGAAAAGAACTTTGTTGACATCAGCAAGGAAGACTTGGATATGGGTAAGACCTTAGAATTCTAAACAAAACACAACTCTTTATTCATGCCTAGTTATGTTTCCCCGTAGAAGTATATTACTAGCTTGTTATGTTTTCTAAATGGTTTGCAAGCATATAGCTTTTTCCTTGTCGTTGTATTTATGTAATACAGTAACTCCTTTTTTTGTAGTTCGTCTAATCACAACAGGAAAAAGGGTTGGGTGGATGCAGTCGATAATCttgtttttaattaattagttcTGATGTATCATACAAATCTGGCTAAAAGGATTGCATTGCCTTGATGTTAAATAGAGTACTGTTATGTGTATGACACCAGTATTCATTGACTGTTCCATCCAACAGTCGTGTTTTTCGTTTTTGGTTGCTACAAATTCTAATTTTCTTGTATTCAAATGTTTAGGTGACAAGAACGAAGAGAAGGAAAAAGTAATGAAGCAGGAATTTGGGCATGTTTGTGACTGGATGAAGAAACGATTGGGCGATAAGGTTGCCAGCGTCCAAGTTTCAAATCGTCTAACATCATCCCCTTGTGTTCTTGTATCTGGCAAATTCGGTTGGTCTGCAAACATGGAAAGGTTAAAAGTTAAAACTAACTACACAATATCTGCCTATGAGATTCTGTGGTTTGGTTTTCTTAATCAATATTTTGTTTTTTTAAACCCTCAGGTTGATGAAGGCACAGACTGTTGGTGACTCATCTAGCCTGGATTTCATGAGAAGCAGGAGAGTGTTTGAGATAAACCCTGAACATCCAATTATACATACATTGAGTGTACGTTTCTCTTTCATGAAACAAATCTACTTTGATTAAAAATGTGAATACAACTCTTTCTAATATCTTTCTATTTATACATGCAGGCTGCTTGCAGGAGCAACAGTGATGATGAAGAGGCCTTGAGAGCTATTGATCTTCTGTATGACACTGCATTGATTTCTAGTGGTTTCACGGTAAGTGATCTGTACAAAACACAATTTGTCGCTAACTAAATCAAGCGTAGACGAATATCAAAAGTATCATCTATGCAGAGCCAAAATCATTATAGGACCTAGAGTTGGTTTAATTGTATTGAATTGACATTTTTGGTTTGATTTGATGATGCAGCCTGAGAGTCCATCACAACTGGGTGGGAAGATTTATGAGATGATGAGCATGGCTTTGTCAAACAAATGGACGACTCAACAACCAGCTTTCGACATGCACAGTTCACAGACCCAAGAGGCTGAGATAGTGCCCGATCCCCAGCAGCAAACTCTTGAAGCAGAGATCGTTGAGCCAGTTGAATCTGGTTCTCAGAAATGAGTTAAGCCATTTGAAACCAGTTCTTTTAAATAAGATGTGCCGAGTACTTGAAGGAGCGGTTCTATTATTAATGTTCCTTTTTTTTAGTAGTCTGAAAGGGAAAAACATACATATATCTAGAGTTATTGCTTGCCTTGCCAGAGGGAGTTGAGTCTTGGGTTTTTTGATTAATGTGAAATGATCTAACAATTCCTTCAGGGTCTTGTGGGTTTTTGTTTGGTAATTTAAGATTCTTTCTGGTTTAATATCTTTGCGATATTGAATTTTTCTTTAGCATGGTGTAATGTGTTTATAAATGATTGAAATCTTACAAAAAACACTTCCATCATCTTATTAAACTTTTATACCTAATCTGCTAAAAAGAATTAAGTTACAAATGGACACATTCCGATCATTCATACCCTATATCTTGATTCTTTCATGTGGAATTATGGATATATGATTGCCATCTATAAACACACACATGTTGACATAATTGATCATGATTTGTGAATTGTTTGGATGCGTGTTTGAAACTGTTGGATGCGTGTTTGAAACTGTTACAAATAGATATGGTTTGAATGTACAATGCCTTCTCCATGTTAGCTTGATGCTACCAAATTGGTCATTTGTAAACACAGTTTTTACATGATATGAATACTGCATTCTTCAAGTAGAATCATAATCAATATTAACTTGAAGCTGCAATATTACATATTTAACCAGAACACATACATTATCCATTATATAGTTAGAACTATAACTGTAATATAAACCTAACGCAAGTATAAATACAGGAGAAACATGATTTGAAGCTGTATGAACTAATTTAAAAGAGATGCTGTGTCTTCAGTCCACCCTTTTCACAATTATACAACAATATACCTTTGATGCTCTGTCCAAATTAGTCACAAGTGAGGATTGagatatattgtaatgtataacaGCCTGTATGGTTTTGAGCAAATTTTATAAATATGTAAACAAAACTCACCTGATCTGGTACAAAGCAAACCAAAGTATGGagattatatatataaagttaaaacacGTATGACTAGTCTCGTATTTAATAGTAATACGTATCTATACTAGATTATGGGATTTAAGAGTACAACCCAACAACAAATTTTGAGTATAACTCAATAAGATGCGTATAACACAAATAAATCACTAATACGGAACACTACTTTCACTCATTCCTGCAAAGTGAATAATACTCGAGAGTACAGCCCTTTAATGCATCAGGGGTATAAAAGTAATCAGTACATTTCAAATCTAATTAGTTCATATAAGAATAAGAACAATATTAGTGCATGTTTCTCAACCAACATTTAATAAGCCCATTTAAAACGGAATTTGACTTCCAGCCGCCTGGATCACCTTAAGATCCTTTCGGTTCCAGCTACCTAAATTTTGTCACAAATTGTGTTTGGATCTATACACTATCAAAGTCACACAAGTGTCaatgtaaatgaccaaaatacccttCTTTTACTACTCTTCATCAGCATCTGCCTGAAGAAGTTGTTCTGGTGTTGCAGCAGGGTCAAGATCCCAGCACCCATCTGGCAAGTTCAAACCTTGACCTTTTAATAAACAAGATGGAACCTGGTGCGAAAATCGAACCATTTCTTTTCTGGGTATCAATCGAACACCGCTCGTGTTAGGGTTTCTTTGATACACAGTTTTGTACCCTTCTAATTTCACCAAAGGTGTCACAGACACTCCATTTTTTTCACTATAATCATTAAGAATCTCCACCATTTCATATTGTCGTCTCACTTTTTTCGATGTTTTCTTACTCCAATTTTCTGACCAGTTTCTATAAACAGCCCAAATGTCACCTCTTTTTGGGTATATGTTAACACACGTAACTTTCCCAGCTTTTTCTCGACCCAAAAGATGAGAAAAGATGTTGACTTGGTCAACAAAATCCGAATGAGAAACCTTAAAACTCCCACAAGATTTATTGATTCCAAATTCAGTATCAGGTTTTGAGTTTAAGTAACTGATGTGAAGCTGAAACGGTTTCACACTGATGACCTGGCGAACAAGACAATAAAGGCGCGGCATCCCGTCTTCTTCGTCATATATCGCCCATACTTGTTGCGGTTTGAACACTTCCTCAGACCTATCTGTATCAAAATCATGAAAATCAGGGTCAGGGACCGTTATTGCCATTAAACTATTTTTCTTGAACGCCTTTTGAGTCTTTTCAGCCTTCAAACCGGGACCCACTTTCATTTCTTGTAACTTGCAACGAATTACCGATCTAGCTTTGTCAATTAGCAACTTTCTTGCATCAAACGTAGGGACAACCGAATAGTACTGTCTGGTTTGAATATCATTTTCGCCTTTTACATTATTCACTACTGAATCTGATTCAATTCTTATGCCCGTTTCCCCAttttccatctttcttttcttAGGAGGCCGGCCCATCCTAGGAGCGGGGCCCGCGTTTAATCTTGCTTGGTGCCTACCGTTAGCTTTAGATCTACGTATGTTAGCATGTTTATTAGGTACACCATTAGGATCGATAGGAGAAGAATTAGGATAAGTATTCCATTGAAATGCGTACTCGTATCCTTGTGAAGGATGAATAACCGACGACCCATCACCTGTAAAACACAACGATGAGCCTTGTACATACGCGGGACCCGAACTATACGTATGGTTAGCATATCCATTCTCAGACGAATACGACCACGGAGCATAAGTAACCGGAGCTGATCCCGTTTCAATCGCTTGAAAAACCCCTCGACAATTCTTGCACGAAAGCTTCTTATTAACGTATTTTCTAAGATACTCATATTGAACACGACACGAGGTACACACGGTCCAAAACGTGTCGAGTCTTGAAGAACTTTCAGAACCCGAAACACCATAACCACCAACTGATAACTGTTTATTCCTTTTAGCATCATACAAACTTCTTTTCACATTATCTGATAATACAGCCCAAGCTTCAGATACGAGCTTAAACGCCTCGTCAGCACCCACGGTTTTGTTTTTATCAGGGTGAAGAAGAACCGCCATCTTTTTGTAACGTTTTTTCAGCGTTGACTTTTCAGCTGATGGATCCAAACCGAGAACCGAGTAAAAGTCAATTTCCTGGTTCATATTTGTTGCTGTAGCTGCGTATATTTCAAACGTAGCCACCATTTGAGAAATACCCTCCAATTGAGGACATAATGCTTGAGCCCTCAAAGCAAACTGCTTCGCCCCTATAAAATCACGCATTCCAAATAACTTTTCCGCATTATCTTTCGCCCTGAGAGCTTCTTCTACGTTTGAATCCATTGGAAACTTTCCGCCCTGCAAAAAGCCTATAAATACTCAGTAAAACACAAAATCAAGCATAACACTAATAAGTTCAATAATAAAGTCATTAACTTTAGCCAAAAATTACTAATTGAAGCTCATAATAATGAAATCACAGATCACATTTTACTCATTCTTATTCTAATCAACACAACAAACTTACATAACGAGGTAAATAAACCCTAATAACAAAAGCCCCAAAACTAATACGACAGGTCAACAAGCTTTCAATAATAAGTCAAATTGATAACAAAAGCTGCTCAAATTACAAAATCCTAGCTTAATTAAACAATATTATCAACAGAACAGCAAGATCTAAGCTCCGGTCAGCTAAAAAAGGTATAATTTATAAAACTACGAAAACCCTAAAAAATGATTGATATGTATGTGTACATTATATATACGGTGTATAAACATAAATTGAAGTAAAACTTACTTAATTCTGCATGAAATAGCAGCTGAACAGCAACAAGATCTAAAAAATTGTTAACGAATTTGGAAAGGTTAGCTTCAGATCTAGATTAAACGGAAGGTGCTTAACTTTTTGTGAATTTTTAGGAAAagtgaaaaacaaaaatataaaaacttaaccttaaataaataaatacatgtatGTTAATTAATACATACAGTATATACggactaattaattattatttatttatttatactataTTACGtagtaatatttaatataaatataaataataaataggtGTTGGGTAGATTTTGATAATTAATTAAGAACGGATAAATAAAAAAGTAAAATGAAAGCAAATTCTGCAAATTCCGGTATCGGCGGGAAGATTGGAGTATTCCGATAATGCACCGATTAGTAACAGTAGTTACTCTTTAAAATACTCTGTAGAAAATAAAACTAATGTATTGTAAAAATACGTTAATTATACATGGTTTAAATTGTAAAATATACACTAGGACACTAGGTTATCATTGTGGTTACTTATATATGAAAAAACATTAtgcaattaaattaaataattgatATGTGTATGTTTAGTAATCATAACTAAGCTTTGGTTGTTTTTACTTGCAAAATAACAGTAATATTTAAAATTAACTGATACAACATCGATTACTAGAAATTTAAACTCTTACAAAACAATTAGTGATATTATGAAATAAAATAAGAAGAATGTTAAAAGTAGCTTTTAAGGTTACGTTTAATATATTAATAAGTTTATAAATTCCGTTGAAATTAATTGTAAAATATATGTATTTGTTTATTCACaatgaatttaaaattataaataagaAATTAAGTTATACATTGTATACTTAAACGTCAgtaaaaaaatgataaataaaatttaataaatgCTAGTTTGCGATTCCACTTTTCCAACGTTTTTTTAACCGACTAATCATATGGAGACTACCCGCTTTGCGAGCACCCCGAAGTCATAGAATAACTTTTGTGGTTGCAAGGAATTGAACCGTTGACCTTCACATTAGAAGGTCATGATCTTACCATGCCACCGTCACCCTCATGATTTTTAAAACGGTTTGATTAGttgttatttttaaaattttgttttctaaaaGATAATAAATAGTTTGATACTATTGACGTAGATGAAAATTATAGAATATTAGTTGATGATTACTATAGATTGAAATCTTCAATATCTTTCAAACTTT
This genomic window from Rutidosis leptorrhynchoides isolate AG116_Rl617_1_P2 chromosome 2, CSIRO_AGI_Rlap_v1, whole genome shotgun sequence contains:
- the LOC139891026 gene encoding uncharacterized protein, with the translated sequence MDSNVEEALRAKDNAEKLFGMRDFIGAKQFALRAQALCPQLEGISQMVATFEIYAATATNMNQEIDFYSVLGLDPSAEKSTLKKRYKKMAVLLHPDKNKTVGADEAFKLVSEAWAVLSDNVKRSLYDAKRNKQLSVGGYGVSGSESSSRLDTFWTVCTSCRVQYEYLRKYVNKKLSCKNCRGVFQAIETGSAPVTYAPWSYSSENGYANHTYSSGPAYVQGSSLCFTGDGSSVIHPSQGYEYAFQWNTYPNSSPIDPNGVPNKHANIRRSKANGRHQARLNAGPAPRMGRPPKKRKMENGETGIRIESDSVVNNVKGENDIQTRQYYSVVPTFDARKLLIDKARSVIRCKLQEMKVGPGLKAEKTQKAFKKNSLMAITVPDPDFHDFDTDRSEEVFKPQQVWAIYDEEDGMPRLYCLVRQVISVKPFQLHISYLNSKPDTEFGINKSCGSFKVSHSDFVDQVNIFSHLLGREKAGKVTCVNIYPKRGDIWAVYRNWSENWSKKTSKKVRRQYEMVEILNDYSEKNGVSVTPLVKLEGYKTVYQRNPNTSGVRLIPRKEMVRFSHQVPSCLLKGQGLNLPDGCWDLDPAATPEQLLQADADEE
- the LOC139891025 gene encoding heat shock protein 90-6, mitochondrial, which encodes MHRLSRRSVNSLLRYGAHRRRDAVSAVSFCSPNLNQMVGEKDGSGRWYSVLTTAKCSGPASTKPLKMGNMIPLGKRFESTASDFQTTDAPVEKYEYQAEVSRLMDLIVNSLYSNKEVFLRELISNASDALDKLRFLSVTEPQLMEGAPELDIRIQTDQDNGIITLTDSGIGMTHQELVDSLGTIAHSGTAKFLKALKDSKDAGTDSNLIGQFGVGFYSAFLVADKVVVSTKSPKSDKQYVWEGEANSSSYIVREETDPEKFIPRGTSIKLHLKRDDKGFAHPERIERLVKNYSQFVSFPIYTWQEKGFTKEVEVDDDPAEAKKDGADDGVEKKKKTKKVVEKYWDWELTNETQPIWLRNPKEVTTEEYNEFYKKAFNEYLEPLASSHFTTEGEVEFRSILYVPAITPMGKEDIVNPKTKNIRLYVKRVFISDDFDGELFPRYLSFVKGVVDSNDLPLNVSREILQESRIVRIMRKRLVRKAFDMILGISMSENREDYEKFWENFGKHLKLGCIEDRENHKRLAPLLRFFSSQSEEEMISLDEYVENMKADQKDIYYIAADSVTSAKNTPFLERLYEKDLEVLFLVDPIDEVAVTNLKSYKEKNFVDISKEDLDMGDKNEEKEKVMKQEFGHVCDWMKKRLGDKVASVQVSNRLTSSPCVLVSGKFGWSANMERLMKAQTVGDSSSLDFMRSRRVFEINPEHPIIHTLSAACRSNSDDEEALRAIDLLYDTALISSGFTPESPSQLGGKIYEMMSMALSNKWTTQQPAFDMHSSQTQEAEIVPDPQQQTLEAEIVEPVESGSQK